The Streptomyces sp. NBC_01689 genome includes a window with the following:
- a CDS encoding alpha/beta fold hydrolase, giving the protein MLERNLDRTERLAPGVHEIVIDGVVQRYHVAGNGPVCLVHSGGPGVHWEYLRMPLLEQHMTAVYVAPVGAGESGDLPDGHYSMERYARFVDGVVDHLDVPEVYLMGHSAGGFVALQYELDHPGKLAGIILYDSAPLLGPDLHAEAAAQMTAFARRHAGRPEAADVVAAYRRSQTPPTTGAEVTAHVRRLIPAYFADYWGLPDELKEAVGSVEAEYVPSAGIWDVRGTLGKVGIPALILVGRHDWICPVRWAEEMHAEMAGSRLTVFESSGHFAHLEEPGAFVRAVTGFLAECAGRAAV; this is encoded by the coding sequence GTGCTCGAACGCAACCTGGACCGTACGGAGCGACTCGCGCCCGGCGTGCACGAGATCGTGATCGACGGCGTCGTCCAGCGCTATCACGTGGCGGGGAACGGCCCGGTCTGCCTGGTGCACTCCGGCGGCCCTGGGGTCCACTGGGAATACCTGCGGATGCCGCTCCTCGAACAGCACATGACGGCGGTCTACGTGGCCCCGGTCGGGGCCGGGGAGTCGGGAGACCTTCCGGACGGCCACTACAGCATGGAACGGTACGCGCGCTTCGTCGACGGAGTCGTGGACCACCTGGACGTGCCGGAGGTCTACCTGATGGGGCACTCCGCCGGCGGTTTCGTGGCCCTGCAGTACGAGTTGGACCACCCTGGCAAGCTGGCGGGGATCATCCTCTACGACAGTGCTCCCCTCCTCGGCCCGGACCTGCACGCGGAGGCGGCGGCGCAGATGACCGCGTTCGCGCGGCGGCACGCCGGACGTCCCGAGGCCGCGGACGTCGTGGCCGCGTACCGGCGGTCACAGACGCCCCCGACCACCGGGGCCGAGGTCACCGCGCACGTACGGCGCCTGATTCCCGCGTACTTCGCCGACTACTGGGGGCTGCCGGACGAGTTGAAGGAGGCGGTGGGGAGCGTGGAGGCGGAGTACGTGCCGTCCGCGGGCATTTGGGACGTGCGGGGCACACTGGGGAAGGTCGGCATCCCCGCACTGATTCTCGTCGGCCGCCACGACTGGATATGCCCCGTCCGATGGGCCGAGGAGATGCACGCGGAGATGGCGGGTTCCCGGCTCACCGTCTTCGAGAGCAGCGGTCACTTCGCGCATCTCGAGGAACCCGGGGCGTTCGTGCGTGCCGTGACCGGTTTCCTCGCCGAGTGTGCCGGGCGGGCGGCGGTCTGA
- a CDS encoding tetratricopeptide repeat protein gives MTGHLRIVGDRRDDRLRAIAAHTDKALVVRCHQRLRGPCTGVDTVLRAVLPEAHRRWPDLVEDHRVALLYGMPELSRLIGPPPRTLADEAPYEERTRFFGAGWVRCMSQGIVGFLLEYARRIHDGAALEIAFEEAHAAEPTTQELIALLLRRADPSRLRVVVSATGGTLSGELQDALAGVPVLPAPRPTGPAHTAEPPADDRTPSEWAAVYVDGDCTDDDPRAHGGYQRTDPRTRALLHDRRADSLEPTATWGIRMGAIAHHREHGSDPSGAGRTALLAAQRHAVATGFSAAVVDLGLRGRGLTDPRAHEHDYWEFTREAAAACIPVGRLEQSMELYQGLLRRFTDPKIHMMTSYAVAMLHTRFLKPRDHELAVQWQHNAVAIAGILPDPAERLTYSVFHDNGLALVEMHRGNLHRALALVESCITRLDERLDDDQWALHRSQLLYNRARLLVALGRPDEAHADYTRLVDMDPYYTDYLSERARISRDRGDFDAALADYDRAVRLAPPFPELHYNRGTARAQVGDRPGALADFTLVLDMEPGDLDTRIARAELLLETGDLDAAEADTDAGLSLHPGELQLLCLKGTILLQRDQLRRALEAFDGALEKDPRYPAALINRAVVHFRRSHPDLAVTDLTAALEAVGDDPDVLLNRGIAHLAAGHPDLALDDFDQALTLPDADTVELQEQRRLCTASSVR, from the coding sequence ATGACGGGCCATCTGCGGATCGTCGGAGACAGGCGTGACGACCGCCTGCGCGCCATCGCTGCCCACACCGACAAGGCCCTCGTGGTCCGCTGCCACCAGCGGCTGCGCGGTCCCTGCACCGGAGTGGACACCGTGCTCCGGGCAGTCCTGCCCGAAGCCCACCGGCGCTGGCCCGACCTCGTCGAGGACCATCGCGTGGCCCTCCTGTACGGCATGCCCGAACTCTCCCGCCTCATCGGACCGCCGCCGCGCACCCTCGCGGACGAAGCCCCCTACGAGGAACGCACCCGCTTCTTCGGCGCCGGCTGGGTCCGCTGCATGAGCCAGGGCATCGTCGGCTTCCTGCTGGAGTACGCCCGGCGCATCCACGACGGCGCCGCCCTGGAGATCGCCTTCGAGGAAGCGCACGCCGCCGAACCCACCACACAGGAACTGATCGCCCTGCTGCTGCGCCGGGCGGACCCGAGCCGACTGCGCGTCGTGGTCTCGGCGACCGGGGGCACACTCTCCGGTGAGCTCCAGGACGCCCTGGCCGGCGTGCCCGTGCTGCCAGCCCCGCGCCCCACCGGGCCCGCACACACCGCCGAGCCCCCGGCCGACGACCGGACCCCCTCCGAATGGGCCGCCGTCTACGTGGACGGCGACTGCACCGACGACGACCCGCGCGCGCACGGCGGATATCAGCGCACCGACCCGCGGACCCGCGCCCTCCTCCACGACCGGCGCGCCGACTCCCTCGAGCCGACGGCCACTTGGGGCATCCGCATGGGCGCGATCGCCCACCACCGCGAACACGGCAGCGACCCCTCCGGCGCCGGCCGGACCGCCCTGCTCGCGGCCCAGCGCCATGCCGTCGCCACCGGCTTCTCCGCCGCGGTGGTCGACCTCGGGCTGCGCGGCCGCGGTCTGACCGACCCCCGCGCGCACGAACACGACTACTGGGAGTTCACCCGCGAGGCGGCCGCGGCCTGCATCCCGGTCGGACGCCTGGAACAGTCCATGGAGCTGTACCAGGGCCTGCTGCGCCGGTTCACCGACCCCAAGATCCACATGATGACCAGCTATGCAGTCGCCATGCTGCACACCCGGTTCCTGAAGCCCCGCGACCACGAGCTGGCCGTGCAGTGGCAGCACAACGCGGTCGCCATCGCGGGAATCCTCCCGGATCCGGCCGAACGGCTCACGTACAGCGTCTTCCACGACAACGGCCTGGCCCTCGTCGAGATGCACCGCGGCAACCTGCACCGCGCCCTGGCGCTCGTGGAATCGTGCATCACCCGGCTCGACGAGCGGCTCGACGACGACCAGTGGGCCCTGCACCGCTCCCAACTGCTCTACAACCGCGCCCGACTGCTGGTGGCCCTCGGGCGGCCGGACGAGGCCCACGCCGACTACACCCGGCTCGTCGACATGGACCCGTACTACACCGACTACCTCTCGGAACGGGCCAGGATCTCGCGGGACCGCGGCGACTTCGACGCGGCCCTGGCCGACTACGACCGTGCGGTGCGTCTCGCGCCTCCGTTCCCCGAACTGCACTACAACCGCGGCACCGCCCGCGCGCAGGTCGGCGACCGTCCGGGGGCGCTCGCGGACTTCACCCTGGTGCTCGACATGGAACCGGGCGACCTCGACACCCGCATCGCACGCGCCGAACTGCTGCTGGAGACCGGCGACCTCGACGCGGCCGAGGCGGACACGGACGCCGGACTGAGCCTTCACCCCGGTGAACTCCAACTGCTCTGCCTGAAGGGCACGATCCTCCTGCAACGCGATCAACTCCGCCGCGCGCTCGAAGCCTTCGACGGCGCGCTCGAAAAGGACCCGCGCTATCCGGCCGCACTGATCAACCGTGCCGTCGTCCACTTCCGCCGGTCGCACCCGGATCTGGCCGTCACGGACCTGACCGCCGCACTCGAGGCGGTCGGCGACGACCCCGACGTCCTGCTCAACCGGGGCATCGCCCACCTGGCCGCCGGCCACCCCGACCTGGCCCTCGACGACTTCGACCAGGCACTCACCCTGCCGGACGCCGACACCGTCGAGCTCCAGGAGCAACGGCGGCTCTGCACCGCCTCAAGCGTCCGCTGA
- a CDS encoding NAD-dependent protein deacetylase has translation MRMRPTLSWTPTEDLPPGTTDLEPITDMLGAGGVLVLSGAGISTESGIPDYRGAGGSLSRHTPMTYQDFTGGDQARRRYWARSHLGWRTFGRARPNDGHRAVAAFGRHGLLSGVITQNVDGLHQSAGSEGVLELHGSLDRVVCLSCRASSSRQDLAERLETANPGFEPVAAAINPDGDADLTDAQVGDFRVVPCADCGGVLKPDVVFFGETVPPPRVDHCRRLVREADALLVLGSSLTVMSGLRFVRQAAEAGTPVLIVNHDPTRGDQHALARVAVPLGAALATVAGRLDIPLET, from the coding sequence ATGCGCATGCGTCCCACCCTGAGCTGGACCCCCACCGAGGACCTGCCGCCCGGCACCACGGACCTGGAGCCGATCACGGACATGCTGGGCGCCGGTGGTGTGCTGGTGCTCAGCGGAGCCGGCATCTCCACCGAGTCAGGCATACCCGACTACCGGGGTGCGGGCGGCAGCCTGAGCCGGCACACCCCGATGACCTACCAGGACTTCACCGGCGGCGACCAGGCCCGACGACGGTACTGGGCGCGCAGCCACCTCGGCTGGCGGACCTTCGGCCGGGCCCGTCCGAACGACGGACACCGGGCGGTCGCCGCGTTCGGCCGGCACGGTCTGCTCTCGGGCGTGATCACACAGAACGTGGACGGGCTGCACCAGTCCGCCGGCAGCGAGGGCGTCCTGGAACTTCACGGAAGCCTGGACCGGGTGGTCTGTCTCTCCTGCCGCGCGTCGAGCTCGCGCCAGGACCTCGCCGAGCGGCTGGAGACAGCCAATCCGGGTTTCGAGCCGGTGGCCGCCGCGATCAACCCGGACGGTGACGCCGACCTCACCGACGCGCAGGTCGGTGACTTCCGGGTCGTGCCCTGCGCGGACTGCGGCGGCGTCCTCAAGCCGGACGTCGTGTTCTTCGGCGAGACCGTTCCCCCGCCCCGGGTCGACCACTGCCGCCGCCTGGTCCGCGAGGCCGACGCGCTTCTGGTGCTCGGATCGTCGCTCACCGTCATGTCCGGACTGCGGTTCGTCCGTCAGGCGGCCGAGGCCGGGACCCCGGTGCTGATCGTCAACCACGATCCGACCCGGGGCGACCAGCACGCGCTCGCCCGGGTCGCGGTTCCCCTCGGGGCCGCCCTGGCCACCGTGGCCGGCCGGCTGGACATCCCCCTGGAGACCTGA